The DNA region CTCCCGAGCCCGTGTCCGTTGCGGCCTGAacgcgcgcacgcgcgctAAGCTTAAACAGGCCAGAAAATATCTTTTCAGACAGGGAAAAGACGGCTCCTTCAGCGAGCCCGGCCGGCGCGCCGCGGCTCCGTTCGCATGTGTACCACGGCTGTGTGTAGACGACTTACTTGTATTATAACTACGTTCTCGTACGGACGATGATCATCGTGCAAAACCACTCGGATCATTTTCTATCACGACAACCTAAAGTCTCCGAGTTCCTTGGCATAATATCGCAAACACAGACCACTGCAAGCGCACTCCAGCCCGGCCCCAGCACTGGTAGCAGTAGCTTTGCATCTAATTCATAATGGCAGAACGAATCCTTTCTAACCCAGACAACAACAACCTGAAAGCGCAGACCCTGGATCATGACATCCCTGCCCCTAGGGAAATCCCTCAGGAGGAGGTAGTTCTCAAGCGGGTCGCGCGGCCTCTGAGGCACGTCAAGTACATTCCTGTGAAAAGCCTGGCGtttttctccaagaacAACCCCCCACGGTTCTCTTACGAAACTCGCATCAAGACGCCTGTTCCGAAGGACAAGCTTGTGGTGCAGGTTCGAAATGCGGCACTGAATCCCGTGGATTTGAAGATAATGAACAGCTATACACATAACATGAATCGCGAAGTTGGCTTGGGCAGAGAATATAGCGGTGTCATCACGGAGGTCGGAGGTGACCTCCACTCTGAGTGGAAGGAGGGCGACGAGGTGTATGGCGTATTTTTTCACCCCAACCTAGGCTACGGCACTGTGCAAAGCTCTATTCTGGTCTCGCCGGCACAGGACGTGATTCTGCGCAAGCCCTCCAACATCAGCTTTCAGGCAGCCTCCGGCACCCTGTTTTGCCTTGGCACGGCATTCAACATTTTGGACAGCTTGGAATCCAAAGGGCAGCTCAACGAGTCCACCAATGTGCTCATCAATGGAGGCACCACGAGCGTTGCTATGTTTGCTATTCAGCTTTTAAAGTATCACTACAGAATCCCCAAGAAACTCGTCGTTTTGTGCTCCGAGTATGGCGCTACTCTTTTGAAATCTCACTTTCCAGACCTGTGCGACGAGCTAATCTTCGTCAACTATGTGATGAATGCCAGACGAATCTACAAGCCGCTCGAGGACATGATAAATAACAGGGAAACTATCAGTTACGAGGCGGAGTCTGGTCAACCAATATCCAGCCCTTACGACCAGGGGAAGTTCAACTTAATACTCGATTTTGTGGGCGGATATCAACTTGTCAGCCATAGTAGCtccttgttgaaaaagaacgGCGCTTATGTGACAACAGTAGGCGATTACCGGGCAAACTATGCCAAGGACGTTTTTAACTCCTGGGACAACCCTAGTGCCAATGTCagaaaagtttttggcagAATCCTGTGGACTTTTGACTACACTCACTTCTACTTCGATCCAAACGCTAAATATGCTAAAAACGATTGGCCAGCCAAGTGTgcagagcttgttgaaagcGAGGTGGTGAAATGTGTTGTGGACAAAGTGTACGACTGGAAAGACTTCACGCAGGCATTGGACTACCTGAAGCAAGGGCACTGCCACGGCAAGGTCATTTTGGATATTGagaaattttgatattttaACGACATGTCAAGTTTATAATGCTTTTATGAATGAGTCTTCTAATTTATGATTCCGCCTCAATATCACATCGGGGCGCCGTTCCTTAAGGACTGCGCATAACGTTGGCGCTGTTCATTGATGCACATATTTAGTCACCTCCGGCGGTCGCACGCGCGTTTACGTAGCATGATGTGCCTGTTCCTAACCCAGGCTTTTTTCTCAAGACAGCGCCCAAAACATGAATAGTGTTGCTGCGAAGAAAACGTATAGCCAAGGCCTTCCGTTGTTAGGCTTCACAGCACCGCTCTGACgctctttcaacttttcaagctctttctgAGCTCTGATTCTGTCCTCTGGGTCTGTAATATCCGAAATGTTGACGGCTTCCTCTTTGGCCGCCTCCTCTAGAACGTCTTTGTCTacgtcttcttccttaGTTTCTCCGCTCCTCTTCAGCTCGTTGAGATATGCAATATTCTCTTTGACCAGCTCAGGGAAAACAGCCTTGAACCTTGCGTTCCTGAAAGCATTATACTCCTTGGATACGCGCgccatcttcttcttgtggtCCGATGTTGTCGTGATAGCACCAGTGGTGCTCTCGTCGCTGGTCATGAAACTCAGCAGACCGGTCAAAATAGTCGACACGGACCAAGACGGATTCCATGTGTCAGGATGGTAGTCACTCATTGAAAGGCATAGCCTAGTGTCCTCCTTGAAACGCCCGCTTGGTGTCACCATTCTGATGGCAGGAGGTTTGAAGGGATAATCCGATGGAAACACTAAAGTCCCATGGTACTGGCCACCCTCGTAAGGCGTGTCTGGTGGGCCTGTGATCACGTAATGCCACTCCAGAATGTTGTCTTCGTTGGGTTGTGCTATTATGAATGGAGGTGGGTTCTCCACCATTGACTTATACTCTTTTGTCAGCCTTTTCTGCGCTTGTCTTGTCGCCATATTTGGATTGCTGATATTTTACGATGAAGCGCTTGAAGCTAACTCCTAGCTCTCCTATGAATACGTTCGATTACTCGTTCAACTTATCTTCAACACTTCGCTGTCAATTTCAGGCTCATCCCAAAAGTAGACATCTCTATACACGTTAAACCCCAGAAAGGAGAAACTCAACGCTAAAAACGTTTTATTTAGCCCGGTTCCACGAGGAGAATTGGATGACTCTCGTGTCATAGTCTAAGCTTTTCGGTTTGAGGCTTTTGCCCGCAGTCTTCCTTAGTTTGGCTTCAATAAATTGCAGAAACAACCAAAGGGCCCATATATTTCGATTCAAAAATGTGTTCTGAAGGAAACGTTGGCATTGGCATTAGATGGGACACTTGAATCCctggaagagctgctcCATACCCTCCTTCTCTAAAGGTAGTGCAGTGGTTGTGTTTATCATGTGATCAATGGCGTGCTCGACATCAATAAAATTTTAGATGCATAAGGAACTAATCTGATGAGCTCCGGAGGTGATAAGAACTTGCTAGACATAGACGCCCCCAAGCCTTTTTGGATGAGTTCTAACagcatcaagctcttgTCGGGGAACTCTCACCCTGAGCTTGCAGAGAAAATTGCGCGAGTTCTGGGTCTTTCGCTGTCCAAAATCGGCGTGTACCAGTACTCTAACAAGGAAACATCAGTGACGATTGGTGAGAGTATCCGCGATGAAGACGTATACATCATCCAAACTGGAAGCGGTCAGCAGGAAATTAACGACTTTCTCATGGAGTTGCTTATTATGATTCATGCGTGCAAGACGGCGTCCGCGAGGCGAATCACCGCTGTCATTCCCAATTTCCCCTATGCTCGCCAAGACAAGAAGGATAAGAGCCGTGCCCCAATCACTGCCAAGCTCGTTGCAAACCTCTTAGAGACTGCGGGCTGTGACCATGTTATTACCATGGACCTGCATGCGTCGCAGATCCAAGGGTTTTTCCACATCCCAGTGGATAACTTATATGCCGAGCCCAGCGCCCTGAACTACATCAAAACTACAACCGACATAGAAAACGCAATCCTTGTGTCTCCAGATGCAGGAGGAGCTAAGAGGGTTGCATCTATTGCCGACAAGCTAGATTTGAATTTTGCGCTGATTCACAAGGAAAGGCAGAAAGCTAACGAGATTTCGAGAATGGTCCTGGTTGGTGACGTGAGAGGAAAGTCATGTATTTTGATCGACGACATGGCAGACACTTGCGGCACACTTGTAAAGGCTTCTGACATGCTTTTCGACAACGGCGCCAAAGAAGTTGTTGCACTGGTCACCCACGGTATATTTTCAGGGTCAGCTCGagagaagctgaaaaacagCAAACTTTCCAGGATTGTGTGTACTAACACCATGCCTGTTGATTTGCAACTAGACATTTTCGACCAAATTGATATCAGCCCCACTCTTGCCGAGGCAATCCGCAGACTGCACAACGGAGAGAGTGTTTCGTACCTGTTCACTCACGCGCCAGCCTAAAGTTCCGCTGAAGTGCTTCTCCTTGATCGTTGATTAAACTCAAAACTACACGCTTTAAATAATTGATTAACCTCCCATCGAATATACTCAATGTAACGCCTTATCACGTAATGTCCCAACTAATGCTTTAACAGTTCCGTGCCTTAGTCCTTCGGCgaccttttgaagctaaaaattcttgaacgCCTCTTTAACCCTTTGCTCGATAACTTTCTCTCTCCCCGGCGTTCCTCGGGCACCTCCTCAAGGGTTGTATTTTGATCGTTTTTGCCGCTTTCTGAGCCAACCCGTATTTTCTCGTCAAGTTTTATCAATTCGTCAACGCATTCGGCATATTCCTGCGACTTGTCATTACCACTAGTGGCCCCGGCGGTCTTCTCTCTATAAAACAGCAGGTAGGCGGTTGTGAGGTCGTCGGAGTTTCcaacaaacttcaacacaGTTGATTCATTCACTGTCTCAACTGTTTCGTCGTCGAAAAGAAGCCACCCAAACCTTTCATTTTTGCAGAGAGAGACGTAATGGCCATGATGAGGGCCCCCGCCCATGTGAACAACGAGGCCTACCAGCTCGTACTGTTTGCAGACAGATGCATCAAAGGTAGAGCAAACTTTAAGATCGAGCGGGTATCGTATTCTATTGAACAGCTTAACATTGCAgttttgttcttctgaGTATTTGAACCTCTTCATATGCAAAGCGAGGTAAAATGGTAGTTGTTTTAGACCAACAACCCTCTCGGCCTCCTGTAGGCCACAGCACTCGTCACAATAAAACTTGTTGGCACCGTTAAGTAGTTCTTTCTGGTGATAGTCAGCCAAAGTTGTCTGAATGTCGGTTTCGCCGTCATCTTGAACTTCTATCGCGAAATCCAAGAATGGTTCATTACGGTACGTCATGTTATCACATGTCAAGCACTTGGTTCTATTTGTCAAAGTGCCTTTGAAGAGTCGGTCAACAAAATTCAAGTGGTTGTCATCCATAGGGTTTGTTGTTTCATGGGCTTGGATGTTGTTTTTGGAATGTGCGTTGATGTAGTCACTTATATcattcaacaaaaagttcaaaaattcatGGGCATCTTGATGCATGGTACTGCTAAAGAGAATATTCTCTCGTTTTAAAGTCTCGACAAATTGTATTGGAGACACGACGCCTGTTAAAAACTTGTTCTCAGTAATGCTTTCATAAAGGTCCTTCAATGCAGTGTATAAGCTAGGTTTCTCTCCCTGCGGCAGGTAGTCGATCAGAGAATGATCAACATTCAAAACCGGGCCTCTTATAAGGGCAGAACTTTTCCGTTCTTCACTTGACGTTTCCTCGGGTCTAGTAGAAGACGCTAGCGAGATATTTGGAGGGGATGACTCCATGACAGAGCTCGAAGACGATGATGCCGAGTTCGATGGCGGCGTCCTTTGTACAGACctcttttggcttttccCGTTCACGCGCCCAACAACGATTCGCGTGAAGCCTTCATGCAGTTTTTCCGTTATAGCATCAGAGGCCATCACCGTGCCATGAACAACAGAGGCGTTATGCAAGCGCTGAGCTCGTGCTGACATCCCAGGTTTCAGAGAGGATGCAGAGGTTTTCCTGGAAGGCTCTTTTCCGAGAGAGCCTGCGCTTCCGCTGGAACTggagtttttcttggcatTCTCGCTCCCGTTATTCGAATGGGTAAAGCTGGTATCGTCGAAAATTCGAGGCTTGATGCCAGGCATCTCAGACTTTCGCCTCCGAGGCAGGGAAGACGGCCTTTCTGGGAATTCTAACAGGTTTACGCGGAGCTCTGGTAGGTTGTAAATGACTTGCAGCACCGAATTGCAGTAGCAGGTGTTTCCAAAGTTTTCGTAGCCAAAAACCTTGTTTGAGCCATCTCCATATGGCAAGAGAGGCGTCACTGAAGGCTTGATCAGGGGAAAGTAGTCGTATTCAGACTCCAGGTCCTCAAAATCGCTGATCGCGGACGAAGAATGGTACGCCTTCTCAGACACAGGGTCGCTAGCATCCTGGCTGCCGTGAATATGGCTGCCGGTCTCGCGGTTGCCGCTGGGGTATCCATTTTCTGTGACACCGTCGGGGCCcgaggaagacgagctATTGCCGTCCGACGGCGTTATCATGCTCAAAATTTTGCCTCCCAGGGATAATTCTGCGCCATCACCCTTCGCTCCACCAGCCTGTGTATCTTTCGCGGCCGAATCTATCTCGCCATGCAAACCCTGTGTTGCCGGCTTGTGCCTGCTCGGCTTGTCGCTGCGTGTAAGCCACTTTCTCAACGACATTCGAGAGGCCTGAGTTCCGAAACCGCCGTATCAACTGTCACAGCCTTTCGAGTCTGGATCAATGCTCTGACTCGGCTCCGACAATCCGTAGAGATCTTCGGGTGgtgaagaacttgaacttgccGTCGTTCTCCAGGAACTGATACTGATACCATGCTATTAAAATAGCTCGTTGTAATTATATACGAAACAGTACGCCGCCTATCTATTCAatcttttttctccaagACCTTGTTCCTACTATGCGCTACAAAGTGGATTAGCGCCATTGACCAGTTAGTCGCACTTCGACCCGCCCATCTCAATGTGTGCGATGGTACTGGGCTCGaatcttttccaagttttcttcCGCGAAAAAGATAGGAAGATCGGGTATATAACAGCCGAGAAGTCATCCGATAGTTATTTACGTGCCCATGATTTATAGCCTCGGGGTCCCAACAATACAATAGAATCCGGGGTTAAGCCGGGTAGCAAAGGTTCAAAAATTGGAgatcaaaaataaatgcCATTTCCTAGAATCGAACCAGGGTTTCGTCGGCCACAACGACGTGTACTAACCACTATACTAAAATGGCTTTAATGAATTACTCTGTAGACATTACAATATTCATGGTTTAAAATAATCATAAGGCTGGCAAGCTCAAATTTAGGCTCACAGCAGGCGAATGGCTAAAGGCTAGTTATGCACATGTTGAGAATATATAATTATGTAGATACCCAGTCGCTTGGCATCAAAATTCGGGCGCCATGTTGATATCGAACCAACCCAGAAAGTCGTCGTTGCTCGAATTTCCCTCGATCCATCCTGCACTTTgttgctggaaaaaattgTCCAGATCGGAGGCTTGCTGATTCTGGGATTGCTGAGGCTGCATGAGAGCTGCGGCTGCGCTCTCGTTCTTTTCGGAACCGTCTCCCGCCAAGAACATGTTCAGACTTGAGTATGAATTTGTGTGCAGCGGTGGCGATCCCGCGACAGCTTCCAAGGGAATCGCTTTGGCTAGGGAAGCGGCCAGTGGGGCGGAGGTGTTCATAGAAAATAACGAGTCCGTGTTGCCGGTAGCAATCGATGAGGATACGTTGGCTGCGCGGCGAGCAGTGCCAGGTGTCTCTGCTGATGGAGTGCTGGCAGAACGCTGCATAGGCTGCTCGAAAAGCAACGGCGACTTGGGCATTATGTCTTCGGTTGTGACGCTTGCCTTCAACGAATTAGGAGGGGCGGTCGCGTTTCTGGAGTCCGCGGCAGACACCGCATTCTGGTCCTGAGCGGTCAACGATGGGTCGAGCTTCACGCTCCCGGTCTCCTCCAGCACTGAGATCGGAATGCCGTTAATGTAGCGGATGGGGCCCATCTGGTCCCCTTGTCTCTCTGCCAACTGTTTGGCCTGCTGGATGGCATTCTTGGTAGGGATCAAAGTTGTGACTGTCGTACCGCCAGGGGTTGTCTGCGTGATTGTCTCGAAATCCTCCTTCGAAATTTGATTGTAGAAGGGCAACGGGAACAGTTTTCTTTCCTTGCTTGAAGAGTCgttgttgttcttgctgTCTGCCATTCTTTCCAAGCGCTTGGATAGCTCCTCTCGGTAGTGGGGGTCATTTTGCCTTCTTCTGGCTTCGTGAATGCACCAAACTAGGTCGTAGAACAGGGTCCCTGTCAGGTGGGATCGCATCCGCGTTATGAtcccttcttcttcaataaatATCTCCGGCTGCGATATCAGCACGAAGTTCAGCTTCTCTAGGACGCTAGCAGTCCTTGAAATATCGTTCTCCACACTCGCGGTCCATGCCGTCAGTTGGTTTCTGTACAGCCTGTGCACAGTAACGATGGACTGTCTCGCAGAGTCAACATACTTGTCCAGCAGTAGCGGTGTCAGTTGAAGCTTGAATAGTATGAGCGCGGAATATGTCACGCTCTGTCTCACATAAATAGGTAATTGGATTAGGTTTGCactttccaaaagctttgtcAATAGTGTGACCACCTTGGTCGCGCACAAGTAGGCTTCCGTAACGTACTTGCTTTGGTCCTCGGTCGGAGTGCCTGGGAGAAATGCAAAGCAGCAGATCATTAGCTTCACGTACAAGTAGTACATTTCCACCACGGTGTCCTCCTCGAAGCTGAATTTGGTGTTGAGCCTCTTGAGCTCTCTTTCCAGTATAGCCAGGCAGCCGGCTCTTTCTCTTGCATCCGTGAGCCCATCGGGGGACATCACGCTCGAGCCCATCATGTTGCAAAGCTTCGCTTGGAAGTTCGCAAGGATGATGAGCTGCCGGAACCGTCGAGGCACGGCatcctcgtcttcttcaagccgCGCCCTTTCAACTAGGTAGTCATTCTGGGAGGTGGGTGGCAAGCCGAGTATGCTTGCCCAGCATTGCTCGGTGAAAAAGATTCCGAGCCACGTTCTGGTTCTCCATTTCTCAGCGTCCGGCATTGACGTCTGCGTTCTAGTGAATTCGGACATGAAGCGGCCCCGGTGAAGGCCGAGCTGGTACGAAAGCGACTTTGCGAGCCCGACAAACCTGTAGGAACAGTCGTCTAGCACTTTCTGGTTGGGCAAGGGCCAGTTGCACAGTATGAGCAACGCCTGGGAAATGTGCGTGGACCTCGGGGTTCGTATCCAGCAGGTCTCGATGGCCAGCTGCTTGATCAGAGAGGCTAGTTGTATGTAGAGCGTTGGTTCCGGTTCCGAAAGGCAAGCCGTGAGCATCACAgtccaaaaaagcagctgcGACTGAGAGTAGAGCTCTGTCGCGCTGTTCGTGTACATGATCGGGAAGTACGGCAGGAACTTGTCAACGAACACCGCGTGCAGCTCATTGGCTTTGGCTATCGAGATCGTGACTTCCCCGAGCACAAACTCGTCTATGTTAGCCTGTGGCGAGGGAAGGGGCGCGATTGTGTTCGTGGTGGCCACTATGGGCGTTTTGCTCGACGAGTTTTCCTTGCTGCCCGTGTTGTCCGGTGTCAGGCAGGGGCTGCCCTGGGACGACGGCGCGTTGGGCGGGGAAGCGTAGGACGCCGAATGCCGCTTCAGAGCGATCTGAAGCACCGGTGGCAGCGCGTCGCCGTTGGCGGCGCTCGTGGGCATCGCGCCCGTGAGCTGGATAGTCTTGGTAGCCAGCGACACTCGAGCGCTAGGGAAGTCCTTGATCCTCAGCGCCGGTGGAGACGGTGAGTCCCCGGAAGCGTGCACCGAGTTGCTCAGGAGCCGCGGCTCGCTTGCCAGGTATGTCTGGACAGAAACCTTGCTATGCGGCGACTGGGAGGTCTCCGCGGCTTTCTCAGCGGTCTTTTCGGCCGCCGCGCCACTCACCGCGCCGTTTTCGCCGCCCGCGTGCGTGTGCTGCCCAGCGCCGCTAAGCGCGGTGCGCTGGAGCGCCTGCGCGATCAGGCTTTCGTTGTGCGTCAGGTACTCGATCTTCAGCTTGAGCTCGTCAACGTCGTTCCGCAGGCTCTGCAGCTGGGAGCCCTTCTTGGGCCGGAACCGCGGGTCGATCTCGCAGCGCAGGCCCATCCGCTCGCACCGCGAGCAGGGCGCGGGGAAGTTGTCGCTGGCATTGCACTTGATCTTGTGCTGCCGGCAGTGCGTGCACGACGTCACGGGCCGATGGCCCGTGGACCCTGCCGCCGCCTtgctgtcgctgctgcagcCCTTGTCCTCGCTCCCGCCACTCCCACCGCCGTTGCCGCCGCCGCTCTTGGAACCGCTATCGCCCGCCTGTGGCCCGGCCCCTGTCGCGGTCAGATTCGGCAGCCGCAGCTCCTCGCTCTTCACATTCTTGCGCTTCGTCTCCCGCGCGCTTCCACCATCGCGCTCTTCGGCTGAGCTCCTTCTCTTCAGCCCGCTCGCCTCCGAGCTCCTCCTCGATGTCTGTGGTAAACCGCTCATTCCGCCATATCACTGCGATCCCGCAatctctcaaaaaaaaatctAAAAAACGGTAAATGATAACCACCCTCTTCTTGCGCCTTGTACAGAACAAGTAGCGCTGGTTAACCTTGGGGATGTTCGCCGCGATGACCTGGCTGATCCAATTGTGATTTGCTAACTTGATTCATTTAAACTTTGCGACATATTTGTATTTTCAatgtcaaattttttttatgtaTGCACTAAAGGCGAATTGCGGACTTCGCGAAGAATCGACCTTTCGATGTCCGCAACACCGCAACACCGCAATGCAGCCCAGTAGGCAACCGGTAGCGGGCTAGCCGCGTCTTTTACCAGATTTTTAATCTCCCCTCGATGCTGCCACCGTGCGTAGGCCTGATCTAATGCTTGTAACAGCGAAAAGGCGTTAAGAGCAGGAAGAACCTGAGGTACGCTTTGCTCTTCCCCACAAAGAGGCCTTTGGCGCATTATCCGGGGCAGCTTAGCGAATCAAGATCTGGAGGCCAATGACTAAGCTTTCTCGACGTTGACTTCGTGTAGGAACACTTGTGTAATTGAAGTGGTCGAGCCGGGCCGGACGCGTATGACATGACGTGCCGTACAGGGCTCTGCGACGGCACAGAAGATGAGAGCCGTGAGGACGGCGTTCTGTTCGAGTAGGCGGGGTCACAAAGAAGCCGAGACGCGGGGTACGCGGGGGACGCGTGGAGCGAGGCGTTTGCACACACACGCGTCGCGTGTGTGTCACGTGCTGAACATGTGCTCACTGCAGGACCTCGCGACGAAGGTCGAATTGGGAGTGCTTAGGTAACATACGTAGTTCATGTGTGTTCGCTATACAGGAGATTTAGGCCTTGGTGTAGCGCAGGTAGGGCTTGACCGTGGTGAAGTCGccgaacttcttcttggcgtCCGCGTCTGAGACCGTGGGTGGGATGATGACGTCCTCGCCCGGCTGCCAGTTGATGGGCGTAACCACGCCCTTGGCGTCGCCCTTCTGCAGGGCGTCGATGACTCGCAGGACCTCGGAGGAGTTTCTGCCCACGGAGGCCGGGTAGGTGATGATCAGGCGGACCTTCTTGGCCGGGTCGATCACGTAGACGGAGCGGATGGTGGCGACGACGCCCTTGCtcaggttcttgaagcccTCCTCGTCGACCATGTCGTACAGGAAGGCGACCTCTCGGTCGGCGTCGCCGACGATGGGGAACGCGAACTTGTCGAGCGAGCTGATCTCCTCGATGTCCTTGATCCACTTCTGGTGCTTGTCGACCTCCTCGGCGGACAGACCGATCAGCTTGACGTTGCGCTTTTCGAACTCGGGCTTCAGCTGCGCGAACGCCCCGAGCTCCGTTGTGCACACGGGAGTGAAGTCTGCAGGGTGCGAGAACAGAACGCCCCACGAGTCACCGAGGTAGTCGTGGAAGTTCAGTTTGCCCTGCGTGGTCTGCGCGGTGAAGTTGGGCGCCAGGGAGTTGATTCTTAGCCTGGGCTGCTCCTCCTGCTTGAATGTTCTGATCATTCTGACTGCGCTCTTCAGCATGGGCTGCTGCTGGGAAAGAGGCTTTCTAGCGGTGAAAAGGGGGCGTACAAACATGTCCGGTTTGGCAATTGGTGACAGATAGCGGGGGAAGGCGTGCGCGAGGGCGTATGCAGAAGGTCGCCGGCTTTTTTAtagctgttgctgaaggCTTCCGGTGCCCTCCCCTATCATCGTCTGCGAAAAAAGCTGTAAAAAAGAGACAATGTGGCTTCCCGGTACTGGAAGTAGGTCACGTGCATGACATCGGGTCGTCGCGCAGTTGGCGCCAGCCTACGCAGTTCTAGCGCCCCGGTCTGACGCTCAAGCCTGTGTATAACCTTCTGGCTCTGGGGTTGTGCTGTCTGGCCTACCGGTGCGACGCTCTGCACCAGATGTCAGTTTTGAGTAAAACAAAAACGCGCGTTTAGGAAAGCCCTGGGACTAACTGTGACTGTCTCTGGCTTACCGTTAGTGGAACCCGCATCCTGGCTGCTGTGCGCGCACGGACTCGAGAAGGGCGTGGCGCAAATGCGTCTGCAGTACCGCTTTATGGCCGTGGTAGCAGGTCTTGACAATGTTAGTTCCGCAGCGCCGCGACGAGCGCGCCTCCAAGTGCGGATTTGGTCGTGACCTGGAGAACCGCCATTAGCATGTCGTTTGTTTAAAATAATCTTGACCACCAGGTGTGAGAAGTGACAACATTAAACCCTCTAGCGGCTGGAGGAAGCGGAGGGCTTAGCCTAGGCGGGACAATGCATGTGCACCCCCCATCTCCCATAGAAGGCTTAAGTCATAATCAAAC from Lachancea thermotolerans CBS 6340 chromosome C complete sequence includes:
- the AST1 gene encoding Ast1p (weakly similar to uniprot|P35183 Saccharomyces cerevisiae YBL069W AST1 peripheral membrane protein), producing the protein MAERILSNPDNNNLKAQTLDHDIPAPREIPQEEVVLKRVARPLRHVKYIPVKSLAFFSKNNPPRFSYETRIKTPVPKDKLVVQVRNAALNPVDLKIMNSYTHNMNREVGLGREYSGVITEVGGDLHSEWKEGDEVYGVFFHPNLGYGTVQSSILVSPAQDVILRKPSNISFQAASGTLFCLGTAFNILDSLESKGQLNESTNVLINGGTTSVAMFAIQLLKYHYRIPKKLVVLCSEYGATLLKSHFPDLCDELIFVNYVMNARRIYKPLEDMINNRETISYEAESGQPISSPYDQGKFNLILDFVGGYQLVSHSSSLLKKNGAYVTTVGDYRANYAKDVFNSWDNPSANVRKVFGRILWTFDYTHFYFDPNAKYAKNDWPAKCAELVESEVVKCVVDKVYDWKDFTQALDYLKQGHCHGKVILDIEKF
- the UBC6 gene encoding E2 ubiquitin-conjugating protein UBC6 (similar to uniprot|P33296 Saccharomyces cerevisiae YER100W UBC6 Ubiquitin-conjugating enzyme involved in ER-associated protein degradation located at the cytosolic side of the ER membrane tail region contains a transmembrane segment at the C-terminus substrate of the ubiquitin-proteasome pathway) yields the protein MATRQAQKRLTKEYKSMVENPPPFIIAQPNEDNILEWHYVITGPPDTPYEGGQYHGTLVFPSDYPFKPPAIRMVTPSGRFKEDTRLCLSMSDYHPDTWNPSWSVSTILTGLLSFMTSDESTTGAITTTSDHKKKMARVSKEYNAFRNARFKAVFPELVKENIAYLNELKRSGETKEEDVDKDVLEEAAKEEAVNISDITDPEDRIRAQKELEKLKERQSGAVKPNNGRPWLYVFFAATLFMFWALS
- the PRS2 gene encoding ribose phosphate diphosphokinase subunit PRS2 (highly similar to uniprot|P38620 Saccharomyces cerevisiae YER099C PRS2 5-phospho-ribosyl-1(alpha)-pyrophosphate synthetase involved in nucleotide histidine and tryptophan biosynthesis one of a five related enzymes which are active as heteromultimeric complexes), translating into MSSGGDKNLLDIDAPKPFWMSSNSIKLLSGNSHPELAEKIARVLGLSLSKIGVYQYSNKETSVTIGESIRDEDVYIIQTGSGQQEINDFLMELLIMIHACKTASARRITAVIPNFPYARQDKKDKSRAPITAKLVANLLETAGCDHVITMDLHASQIQGFFHIPVDNLYAEPSALNYIKTTTDIENAILVSPDAGGAKRVASIADKLDLNFALIHKERQKANEISRMVLVGDVRGKSCILIDDMADTCGTLVKASDMLFDNGAKEVVALVTHGIFSGSAREKLKNSKLSRIVCTNTMPVDLQLDIFDQIDISPTLAEAIRRLHNGESVSYLFTHAPA
- a CDS encoding KLTH0C06732p (some similarities with uniprot|P39967 Saccharomyces cerevisiae YER098W UBP9 Ubiquitin-specific protease that cleaves ubiquitin-protein fusions), with amino-acid sequence MSLRKWLTRSDKPSRHKPATQGLHGEIDSAAKDTQAGGAKGDGAELSLGGKILSMITPSDGNSSSSSGPDGVTENGYPSGNRETGSHIHGSQDASDPVSEKAYHSSSAISDFEDLESEYDYFPLIKPSVTPLLPYGDGSNKVFGYENFGNTCYCNSVLQVIYNLPELRVNLLEFPERPSSLPRRRKSEMPGIKPRIFDDTSFTHSNNGSENAKKNSSSSGSAGSLGKEPSRKTSASSLKPGMSARAQRLHNASVVHGTVMASDAITEKLHEGFTRIVVGRVNGKSQKRSVQRTPPSNSASSSSSSVMESSPPNISLASSTRPEETSSEERKSSALIRGPVLNVDHSLIDYLPQGEKPSLYTALKDLYESITENKFLTGVVSPIQFVETLKRENILFSSTMHQDAHEFLNFLLNDISDYINAHSKNNIQAHETTNPMDDNHLNFVDRLFKGTLTNRTKCLTCDNMTYRNEPFLDFAIEVQDDGETDIQTTLADYHQKELLNGANKFYCDECCGLQEAERVVGLKQLPFYLALHMKRFKYSEEQNCNVKLFNRIRYPLDLKVCSTFDASVCKQYELVGLVVHMGGGPHHGHYVSLCKNERFGWLLFDDETVETVNESTVLKFVGNSDDLTTAYLLFYREKTAGATSGNDKSQEYAECVDELIKLDEKIRVGSESGKNDQNTTLEEVPEERRGERKLSSKGLKRRSRIFSFKRSPKD